GAGCGATAAAGATCTGTCATTGTCGGAACAATCTTTaaaccaaacaaaaataataGGCATACACCGTACTTTTCCGGAAGCTGTCGGCATCCGAAACAAACGGCCTGCACTGCATAATAAATCCCACAAGTCACCATCAGAAAAATTTTTACATAGACCTTCAAATCGACGATTCGACGTGCCTCTCGTATCTCATAATGCATTGGGTAACAATGACAGGTGACAATGCGTTACAGATGGGTGACATTAGCATCTGAAATGCTTATCTCCATTGCATATGTCATGTAAAGATATATTTGGGCGAAAATGGATATGCTTTTGAGTTTTCCGGGGGGTGAAAATGTGAAACGTTGGCTGTTTCAGACTTCAATTTTCACCCCCCTTTTCAACATTCACTGTTCACCAATCCAAATTGGCCACCATCTTTTACTCGTCTACTCCGGTGAATTTTATTCCGTGGACTGCATAAATGGGAGCTTATCTACCTaatcaggaattcaggatcCAACAACCTCACACGCATCTGCACCGGATTGATGCTGCGTTTTCTAATGCCATTTTCAGTTCGACCACATGCCAAAGATTCCAGTGAACTGAacaattttctaatttttctagAAAACGAAATGCGATGCCTTATTCTTTCTTAAAACAAGCAAATAATTGGCATCTAGTAGTGTATTTGTCAGATCAGGAACTGTCAGTCATTTAACTCGTTTGGATTTTTCCAGCGAAATTTCTGTCTTTGAATTCTAATAAAGCGTGTATGCACATGTGAGTGTATGTTATGGTGTGAGTGCGACGTATGTGTTATATGTCgactcatgattttttttaaaaaaaacttaaaactgTAAATTAAACTTCACACAACACAAATACTCCatatgtaaaaagaaaaagaaaagaaaaacctaacTTCTAGttataaatctaaacataatctatttttaaattgttgtTAGAAGCTGGTTTTTTCTTAGACGAAAGGAGTACGAAATATTGGTAAAATATAGATTAAACTCTCACCTAATAGAGAAGATGGGACCTTGACGTAGAGGTCGTATTTCGCTCCCTCGGTGCCGGTTTGGAACTGGAAGATGTCCACCAGCTCCTGCCCCCAGGTGAGGCAGCTGCCGGTGCTGTAGCTGTACGCCCCGCACGAGCAGTTGCCCAGGCACGCCTTCTCGCACGAGTTCGCGTCGCCCACCAGCGATCCCCACACGGCGAAGTCCGGCAGCTTCACGCCCCGGATGACGGTGaacccgtcgccgccaccggcgccggcgccaccggcggTCGTGTTGTTCCTCTCGCTGCTGCACGTCAGTGGAACGCTCCTCACGCAGCCCTGCGTCCAGTTGCCGTTGTTGTACTCTTGCGGAGATTTTGGCTCAAAACCTGAACACATTTGACGGATAATGTGTCAATGACGTGTGGGTCAGACTCCACGTTACGTCGTTATGACTAAAAATTAAGGGATTTTAGCTATCAAAATGTACAGTGAAATGTGAACGTGATGTGCGAGAAAAGTCAGAATCAATGGATTATTCGGTGAGGAGTTTTTTAATTACCTGTGAAGCAGGTGCAGATGGGCTCGTTGTCGTCGGCGGTGCACTCGGCGTTGTCGCCGCACAAGTTGTAGCGGTGGCAGgggatggtcggctgcgaccAGACGAGCTCCCAGTCGCCGGAGCCGAGGAGCATGTAGCACGTCTCGACGCCGTTCGGCCGGAGCACGAAGCGGTAGAGCGACGAGTTGAAGGGGGTGAACGCGATGGACATGTCGCCGGCGATCGGCGGCGGGTCGCCGTTCAACTTGAAGCCGTAGACGTAGAGCGCCCGCCACGGGATGCCGACGAAGTTGCCGCTCGCCCACTGCCCCGACCTCCAGTAGGTTGAGTTCTTGCCGCCCTGGCTCCGCCAGATGTAGAGCTGCGCCGACGCGTCCAGCCCCAGCGTGAAGTCGCCGGTGGCCGGGTCGGCGTCGCTCCTCCACGACGTGTACAGCGTGCGGTCGCCGTTGGTCTGCCGGAGCGCGATCTCCATGCCCGGGACGAAGGTGTCCGTCGGGTGGTGGAAGCTCTCCCACTCTACGTCCGTGCCGGCGGCGTCGCTGCCGGAGATCACGAGGTTCCCGTCGTCGCGGATCGTCAGCGTGTGTTTGGAGCGCCCCGCGGCCGACGCGTTCGTCCGCCACGCGACGCGGTCGCCCTCCTTCACCAGCAGCTCGCCGGAGCCCGtcacggtggcggaggcggccccCGCCGCCGTTCTCACGGGGGCATCGCGGTTCGCCACCCACATCACCGTCTGCACGTTCGACGTCGCGTACATCACCCCGAGGTACACCTTCCCCGGGTCGCCACCCGCCGGCGTGAAGAACCCCACCTTGAACGTGCCGTTCGCCGACACCAGCATGTCGTTCGCGCCCAGCGACTGCCCCTGCGACAGCGTGTCCGCCGCGTCGACGCCGCCACCATCTCTCACACACAGCAACACGAAGAACACCAACGCGAGCGCAGCAATGGCGGCCGTGGAAGCCatcgaccacgacgacgacgatggcggcgagaAGATCGAGAGGTTCGCGAGAGGCTAGAGGGCTCGCGGCTTCTTGGCGCGAGAAAATATATGTATTCACGTGTGCGAGCGCGAGACGCGTGGTGCGGCGTGGTCGGAGCGAGCACTTGTTCGCATCATGGTTTTGAACCGGAGATTTTAACTAGAAGattatactagtactagtactaagcGGATGCCGAATTTGCCGAGTAGGCGAGACGCGACTAGGCTAAGCGGTGTGGAAATCGGGGGGATTGGAAAGGAAGGGGCAGCGAAGGTTGGGGACGGCGGGAGAGCTGGTCTTCACATTGTTTAAAGGCGTAAACAAAACGACGGCAGGAGAGACAAAACTGGCAGTTGACATGCTTACGGCCGGTAAACTAATGGTGGCAAAAAATGGTCTGGTCAGCAATACGGTTGCATGATTTAGTTCACTCGCAGAGGCTAATTGATTTCAGTTGGATTAGATTAAGTGTAATTTTATAGTCTCTAAGACGTAACAATATTTTTAGTACAAATTTTGATACATCCTGTTACCATAGGtacaaattttacactagaaaatatgaTACCTCCTGGTCTTTTCTTGAGAATTGTAAAATCACTTGTGGATTAAACGGTTAAAAAATAAGACTGACCATTgcatatttggaaaaaaaacaccTTATAATTTTACAATTTCAGATCGCTTTTATTTGAATCCTCTTTATCTCCTTCTTGGCACCCTCATTCAGGCAACGACACCGTCACCCAGGCATAAGCCGTAAACGATGCTCGTGAGGCCCGCCAGACATCCTCTTGCCCCggccccaccccccaccccccaaaacCCTCCTCAAAGTGGTGGCGGTGAGGTACCTCCGTCCCACTGTCTAGTAGCTCCCGTCTTTCCAAAAACAAGTTTTACTTTGTCCATGTCACTAATGCCTACCGCTCTTCTTTATCCTCATGGCTCTGGCACTACCGTTGACATCTCGCTGCCTACCTATGTCCATCGTCCGTTGCTCTGCTAACACCTCTCACAACCATCCCTCTAAGCCCAATAAATCCCTCCTCCGTCCCCCACTTCAATTTGGAACTTGAGACTTTAAACCCTAACTCCAATGCCATTCATCGGGGTCACCAGAGAATGTATCACTAAgcaaatataaaaatctaaaaacatATCCCAAAACAGTTGTTAAGTGCTATTTAgcaattctaaaataaattataatctacatgtttgtttctGCTTGGATTCATCAAGACCTCCATCGTTACATAACAGCTAATCAATCGGGCAATATGAAGGCTCTTTGTAAAAAAGTTAATCCCTcagtaaaatataacaactaaGAGGATCTCATGTCCAAATTTATTATACTAGGTTGTTTCCAATCCCATCTTAAGACATGTATAATGATGTTTATTAATGGGCTCTCTCTATTGGCTTACAGGTAAACTTAGTGACGTGGAAAAGAGAAGGGGGGAGGGAAACATCATTGCTACTCATAACAACGACTCTTAGGATTTACTAAAGAAAATTTTGTTGCATGGAAGAGAATAAAAGTGTGAAGAGAACAAGAACCTAATGCATTTTGCATGCTGAAGCTTAGATGCTGCATGTCGGTGATATAGGCCCAGGGGTATGCGAAGTGTGGGGAAGTCTCCTTCCCGTCCAGCCATGCGGCCATACAACCTGGCCCTCCCCCCACATCTCGGACGACGCAGAGGCGCccggggggcctcggggtgccacatCACGCCCCTCGGGCCCTCGGGCTACCTCGCCCCATGGCCCACGCCCGACCGCCACGTGGCGGGAGGAGTGAGTGGGGCGGTGGTCGAAGCTGAACCGCCATCAATGCGCAGCACCCCAACCgtccctcaccgcatttaatgtGGTGAGGGCGGACGTGCGGCGCTGCCCGATTGACCTGCGTCAATCGGGCATGACCGGATTGTGACCGGTCTGTGGCCGGTCACGTCCGATCGGATAGGCGGCGGTGCCCCCACGTTCCGCCCTGTGTTCGGCGGAGTTGGGGCAAGTATGCCCCGTCCCATCAATGCATCATCTGGAGCTCCCTCCACGTGAGCTGAACCGCCAAAAGTCTCCATTCATTTAAAGGGGAATGACAAGGGCGTGTCCCCTGTGTCAGGCGGGAGACGGCGCTGGGCCCCACTCGAGGACGGACGGCTGCTTAGCTTCCGGGCGAAGGCACGAATGGTGGTCCGATCCAAGCGGCATGGGTCCCCCTCCCGTGAAggagtaggtagaggcggcgcatgtggtatccccttgaactaaaAAAGGAGGACCTTACCCACCGAAAAGGGACGACTCTCGATTAGCCTAAGCCCCAGGGGAAGAAGAGTTAGAGTTCTCCCTGGAGTTGAGGAACCTTTGTAACACTCAACCCTAAATCttacacacaggagtagggtattacgctccgtagcggcccgaacctgtataattccAGCTCTCACGCGCAGTCTCGGAAGACTCTAGGCGGATATACGCTCTCGATCAGCGCGCcctttcccccggccgaactcacaaaaggggGGGGTCACTCGAtcacccgctagagaggatcactcctcgacagttatggataccacatacctaatagtagttgactaaatctcggcaggacccaccacatattatgtcttatacggaaacaaccttcggatataggagaaGTTCCGCATAGGGAAGGAtgactagagttctacatggaaacgacaaggactacacggaacaatagatcaagacacaaaatcaacatacaagccaacatacgccaagacaagacgccgaatatcgacttcagagatgggcatggctagtcccctacggataccgtcaggagagatatagcgctgtctctgatctcgccggatgcggattcgaggaggaaggctatccttttgtcgactacgagtcagacctttaGACCActatgtcgacaacagttagatagactaacacaaatattgtactggtgtgattatgatgaataagagcaacgaccggcttcggccaacaggatgtagggctattccctgacaattcaggggcccgaacctgtataaaaatcctcgtctccatctcttttactacaatctcgcatatattctaataccaacgatccccatactatgcaaaaaCCGGAATCGcgatatcaaacgtcgacagtatTAACTAAGAGATTATATGAAACTCACTATTTGTACATTCtcttatattgctatattttagaacaaagaaaatgtttttgtttttttttagacTGCCGTTTTTCCAACTCCTTTCAGCACCTGCCCACCGTTGGATTTTCACATTTTTGCTGACTGCGGCTGCAGTTCAAGTGTGCAACCCGTGTTAGGTCCGGCGCGGTAAGTGCTGCTGGTGTATttccatttttcttttcaagtATATATGTCCCCACTTTGTTTTACGAATGCAGCACAGTAGTTTTGTAGAGtaactttttttcccttttagtGATGGGAAGGCTTCGTTTTGTAATACAGGTATATATATTCAGTGATTTTGGTCAGGGGCACCACGTAACGTGAGTAAGACGCTCAGTCGCTCACAGTTTAAGGAACAAAACAAAAGAGGATTTACTCGCAAGTTACCGGGTCTGGCAATGTGATTAAAATCGTAGTGGTTacgttcttcttcttcttcttcttcttcttcttcttctcataTAGCCATATAGGGTATTACAAGAATTCATATGGTAGGTAGTGTACCAATATGACTTGGACTATATGTACATTTTTTGCTTCTCTTTTTCTTGATTTCTAGAAAAATGTATCTTACAGAGAAACGGCATCGGTCggcaggggaaaaaaaggaagaagaagaagaagaagaagaagaagaagaagaagaagaagaagaagaagaaaggagagaggaacAGTAACCCGCTACATTATCGGATAGACGAACCTGAAACAAACCAGCCATGCATAGCTGGTAATAAAGCAAGTTGGAGGGGAGAAAGAACAGTAAAATGCAGGACGTGTCACACGGAGAAGGCAGTAGGAGGGCGGTGAAGTACTTAACCAGGTTGCGAGTACCTCTCATAAACTCCTCAACTAGTGGATTGTTCCGCACAACTTTACAAATGGTAGATAAAAGTAAAATTAGATTTAGTATACGACTTTTAATTTAATTGTTCGTTTTATAGATATAAttgttactacctccgtttcatattataaatttttgacttttttcctagtcaaattttattaagtttgattaagtttataaaaaaaatattaaaatctaAAATATCGAatcagtttcattaaatataatattgattatattttgataatatatttgttttgtgttgaaaatattactattttctctataaatttggtcaaacttaaagaaatcTATTTTTCTATGAATACTtctaaacgatgtgtttcgtgtgaaaactttctacatAGAAGTTGctataaaaaatcaaatgaatccatttttcaagtttctaacaattaaaattcaattaatcatgtgctattGTGCTAATAACTTGTATCGTTTTACGTGCGCACTTAATCTCCTTTCATCAGATTCAATTAATGAATGTGATTTATACTTTTCAAGTTATATTCATGTGCCATTTACAAATTCTCAATACCACTTTCCTTGTTTGGGCATAACTTATTAGCTTACAAGACAAATCACAAGCAGACATGCTTTACATCACCCgatatattttggaatataAATCACATGAATTTTTGACCTTGTGATTTGCTTCATTATGCTCACAAGGTCAAAAAAGTTTCAATGATCAAGCTTTTGTCTTCAATGATCAAGCTTGCTAGTGGTTATaagcctgtttggtacagctccaactcctaaatttagctacAGGAGTTAGGTCtgaagtggagttgtggagctgcctaaacccagctccacaactctagttcattttgtgagagagctccacccagctatATTCCtaattttggtggagctgaaactgtttggctgagctctagcTACAGGAGGGGTGtagctagagctggagctgtgccaaacagaccctatATTTCAGTGTTGAGATCAGGATGAGGAAGGTGGGAGGTGCTTCCTgactaggctgtgttcggcgctgcctgttccCATCCTCTCCtactcgttttccgcacgcacgcttttcaaactgctaaacgatgtattgtttgcaaaaagtttctatacgaaagtttcttaaaaatcatattaatccatttttttaaaaaagctaatgcttaattaattacgcgctAAACAATGCTTCGTTTTGTGTGTCAGGGAGTCCCTCACTCCTGAACGCAGCCTCAGAGATATGACCACCTTAGCATCGACATATGTACACAGTGGACCGATGGTTGAGGAGGGGCGCCGTGAAGCGGTCGTGGCACCGCCTTAGCGTCAAGAGAGTAGGATGATGAGTCAGTGTTGAGTGTGAGGGAAGCTTATTGTTGTAGTTGTTAAGATTTAGTAGGCTATGAAATGGAGGCATATCTAGCGAGAGCCACGGCAGTATGAAGTATTTTATTTGTCCATTCGTCTTAAGATATAGTTACCTTTCtagtttaaaattaaattaaaagagTTAGATATATTTTACAATGGAGGAATTACTAAAACTCATTGATCGTATTATGTATTATGAAATCTAAGATTCCGTTACCTGATCACTGATAAGCCTTCCGGCCACAACCGCAGCTTCATATTCGCCAGCGACAGTTGAGATCAGCTCTCAGGCTAGGGCGCTAGGCAGGTGGCTGCTAAGGTGGTTGACCACTTGACCCCCTGGGGTCCACCGCCATGTCCTGTTGCTAGAAAAGTATAGAGATCGCCATAAATTAACCGGGACAGTAGGACACTGGTACAGTGGTCCGTACTCCTCGGTTACTCTTGTAGGAATGGTCTTGTTCCGTCGCTGTTATACGGTTGGTAAATGGTACAGTAATAAGTTGTGCGTAATGCCGTAATCCATCGGCATCAGTTCGACAAATCGTTTTGCCTTTACCCCCGGGACGAGAATTACACTACCCCCTTTGGAAACGACGACCCCGCTGCAGTCAACAGTGTCACTGGCATGGCATGAATCACTGACCGgtgttcctttttttcttctttccacTCGGTTGATGAAAGCAACGCAGCTGCTAAATGCGATGCGATGCACCACCACGGAAGAGTCCGTCCAGCGACAGGCGCTGCCGCGGGAGGAGCCCGATCGCGACGGTCGCCGACGACGAAAAGAAGTAAAAAACGTCACCGCGACGAGACGAGGGCGATCGAGCACGTGCTCCGCCGCCCGGGTGGGAGACTGACCAAACCAACGGGCCACGCCGCGCCGACGGACGGACGGGTCAAAAGCTGAAGCGGCCGCGCTATCAACCGCGACGCGCAGCGGCGCAGGAGAAAAATCGCCCCTGGAAGCCGGTGAAAAATCGCGGGGTTTGTGggggcgcgccgcgcgcgggggCGTACGGTGAACTTGGTGGTGAGGCGAAGGTTCTCTCGCGCGCGGTATTCTATAGTGCTCTCGTACGATCGAGGCGGAGTGGTTGGCCGCGTTATCCCCGGGCGCGTCGCGTGCGGTCGTGTACTCGTGTCAACGCTgccgctgctggctgctgctcccGGCAGGATAGGCCATCCAGGTTGGAGGCTGGGCGTATGGGTGGGTGACGAGGACGACGTGGTGGGTTGCTGCATGTGGCGGCTGGCTTGGATAGTTGGATGGTTGCCTGGTTGGGCCACCTGCTGCGTTGCGGAGCCTGGGGTGTAGTACGTCGGCCTTTGCGGTTGGCCGTCTCGTTCCAATCAGGTACGAGGTGTGTGTGAATATTCGTTCGGTGTTGGAGAGTTGGGGGGCGCGGAGGGTGCGAGATTCGTCATGGTTGCTGGAGTAGGACTGTAGTATTGTAGACTAGTTGCGTGACCGGAAGCGAAGCTGTTTCAAACTCCGTCAACCGATGGTCTTTGCGTCGTCGTCTTTGACCATTGTTTTTGTCTTCTTGGAGAAACCATCGGATTCCATGATGTGCATAACTGCATATCCAGGCTAATCAAATGGGTTTACCCGTATTCGCATTGCTGCCAGAAACTAATTAATCCTCACAATGCCATTTGTCTTTTGCAAGGTATACTactctttccggtcaaaaatatttgATGCTTAAAAATTATTCAGTTAAGGGTctatttagttcgcgaaaagaaaaattttgggtgtcacatcggacgtttgaccagatgttagaaggggttttcggacacgaatgaaaaaactaatttcataactcgcctggaaaccgtaagacgaatcttttgagcctaattaatccgtcattagcacatattggttactgtagcacttatggttaatcatggactaattagactcaaaagattcgtctcgcgatttcccctccaactgtgcaattagtttttaatttatatatatttaatacttcatgcatgtgtccaaagattcgatgtgatgtttttaggaaaaagttttttggaactaaaccgGGCCTAAACTTTAAAACTTTTTCCATCAATAACTTCTCAAATACTTAcccctctgttccaaaataaattaacttctAGGTTTgaattttatcctaaaataaactAACTTCTACCTTCTTACCTACCACTGATTTGCAAATCACAAAATTTTATCCTTTAAATACCCTTCACTTACCCATCCATAAATACAACTTTCCTATTAATTAGAGACATTTTGGTCATTTGACTTCCTCCTTAACTTTACCTTGGGAAACATGCAAGTCGAACGGGAAGTGGTGTTTCCAGTGGCGAACGGGTGAGTAACGCGTAAGAACCTACCCTTGGGAGAGGAAAAACAACTGGAAACAGTTGCTAATATCCCATAGGCTGAGGAGCAAAAGGAGAAATCAGCCCAAGGAGGGGCTCGCGTCTGATTAGCTAGTTGGTGAGGCAATAGCTTACCAAGGCGATGATTAGTAGCTGGTCCGAGAGGATGATCAGCCACACTGGGACTGAGACACGGCCCAGACTCCTACGGGAGACAGCAGTGGGGAATTTTCCGCAATGGGCGAAAGCCTGACAGAGCAATGCCGCGTGGAGGTGGAAGCCTGGAAGGCCCACGGGTCGTCAACTTCTTACCCGTCCATCAATACAACTTTTCTATTAATTAGagatattttggtcatttgacTTTCTCCTTAATTTTACCTTGGGAAACTAGGTTTGAAATATTGTGGtatagagggagtagtttttaagAACAGAAGAATGGTATGCATAGATTTACCTTGAAAAGTGCTGTAATAATGTCATAAACTTATCATATTTTATAACTTGCTCTAATATAACATCGATAGACAAAGTTTTAAAAGGTTAATAAAATCTTATTTAGTTTATTAACTAGGTCATGGCTATGGGGTGGCAGGTTCATGCTGTGGTCTGGCAAAGTGACAAATAACAATGGCAACCA
The window above is part of the Oryza sativa Japonica Group chromosome 7, ASM3414082v1 genome. Proteins encoded here:
- the LOC4343546 gene encoding G-type lectin S-receptor-like serine/threonine-protein kinase B120, which translates into the protein MASTAAIAALALVFFVLLCVRDGGGVDAADTLSQGQSLGANDMLVSANGTFKVGFFTPAGGDPGKVYLGVMYATSNVQTVMWVANRDAPVRTAAGAASATVTGSGELLVKEGDRVAWRTNASAAGRSKHTLTIRDDGNLVISGSDAAGTDVEWESFHHPTDTFVPGMEIALRQTNGDRTLYTSWRSDADPATGDFTLGLDASAQLYIWRSQGGKNSTYWRSGQWASGNFVGIPWRALYVYGFKLNGDPPPIAGDMSIAFTPFNSSLYRFVLRPNGVETCYMLLGSGDWELVWSQPTIPCHRYNLCGDNAECTADDNEPICTCFTGFEPKSPQEYNNGNWTQGCVRSVPLTCSSERNNTTAGGAGAGGGDGFTVIRGVKLPDFAVWGSLVGDANSCEKACLGNCSCGAYSYSTGSCLTWGQELVDIFQFQTGTEGAKYDLYVKVPSSLLDKSSGRWKTVVVVVVVVVVVVLLASGLLMWKCRRRIKEKLGIGRKKAQLPLLRPARDAKQDFSGPAQSEHEKSEEGKNCELPLFAFETLATATDNFSISNKLGEGGFGHVYKGRLPGGEEIAVKRLSRSSGQGLEEFKNEVILIAKLQHRNLVRLLGCCIQGEEKILVYEYMPNKSLDAFLFDPERRGLLDWRTRFQIIEGVARGLLYLHRDSRLRVVHRDLKASNILLDRDMNPKISDFGMARIFGGDQNQVNTNRVVGTLGYMSPEYAMEGLFSVRSDVYSFGILILEIITGQKNSSFHHMEGSLNIVGYAWQLWNGDRGQELIDPAIRGTCPAKEALRCVHMALLCVQDHAHDRPDIPYVVLTLGSDSSVLPTPRPPTFTLQCTSSSSGRDMYYRDKEESYSANDLTVTMLQGR